The sequence CGAGGGTAACAAAAAAGTAGCTCATAGAAAGTTGTTTGTTTAGGTTGACACCACAAACATCAGTCGGCTAGCCTGCCCGCCCAAGATAAACCGGATAAGATGCCGCCCGGATTAACTAACGGTTGGCGGGGCGGAAGAATGGGGTAACGTACCTGAGCTTGGGTACGTTGCCCGACTAGTCGGCGCGACAAACGCCGTCAACTAAACACCGTCTTCAGCTTCTTTTCCAGATCGGTTTCCAGCTTGAGCAACCCTTCCTGATTGGGCAGGTACGTCAACGCGCGGTGGTGGCGCAGATCGAACGGAATATCAGACACCGACTGCGTAATCGGAATCACGATTTTACCCAGCGTGTGGGCCACGCCGGTTTCATAGAATACGTTGGGGTTCCGGTCGGTAAAGTCGGTAATGACGGCGTGCGAGGTGAAAATCAGGTCAAATACGTCCTGAATCAGAATGCTGTTCTCCCAGATATCGTCGGCGCGTTTGCACACGATTCGGAGCCGGTCGCACACGTTACGAATGGCCTGATACGTACCCGAGAAGCGCCCCTCAAACGGCATCATCACCGACAACACGTTGGCCTCGACGGGTTTGTCGGGGATCTGAAACACGTCGGGCACAAACCGGATGACCCGCTCGGGTATAGAGCGGCGGTGCGTGGAAACAAAATCCGTGACAACCTCGCGGGCTACCAGTTCGGCTTGCCGGATCGTGGGATGGACGGCCCGGGCTTTGCGGTCGGCCACGTATTCGTCGAGGGTGTCGAGGTGCTGCGGGTTCAGACTGATGAGTTTGAGCAGTACCTGTAGGCTGTTGCCGTCGTAGTCGTCATCGTCGAAATCGAGGCTACGCAGTAAACGCGGGTGATCTTCGATCAGATCAAGGGTGTCGGTGAGGTAGGCCAGTCTATACCAATCCATTTTGGTAAACTGCTCACGGACGAAATCGTGCAGGGCAAACAGGCGCTGCGTTTGTAGTTTCGTAGGTACAAACATACTGGGCTGGGTAAAGCTTTATATTTTACGTTTGATATATTTTGCAATTATATAATATAGTTGTGATATAATTAAAAAAGGTGTTTAAAGTTTAAGAGCCTACGACCAACGTTAATTGGCGCCTGGATAAGACGCATCAGTCAACGTTGGTCGTAGGCCCTTAAACTTTAAACACCTTGTGTTCTACAACTGCCTTGAAATCACAAGTTTCTGGATCTCGCTGGTGCCCTCACCGATGGTGCAGAGTTTGGCATCACGGTAGAATTTCTCGACGGGAAAATCTTTGATATACCCGTAACCGCCTAAAATCTGGACGGCTTCGTTGGCCACGCGTACGGCGGCTTCTGAGGCAAACAATTTGGCCATTGCCGACACTTTCGTGACCGACTGATGGTTGTTTTTCAACTCAGATGCCTGCTCGATTAAGAGGCGGCTTGCCTCAATATCGGTGGCCATATCGGCCAGTTTAAATGAGATCGCCTGATAATTGAAAATAGGCTGGCCAAACTGCTGCCGTTCGCGGGCATAGGCCAACGCCGCTTCGTAGGCGCCCTGCGCAATACCGAGGCTCAGCGCAGCAATGGAAATACGGCCACCATCCAGAATTTTCAGCGACTGCACAAACCCTTCGCCCACTTCGCCCAACCGTTGGCTGTCGGAAATCCGGCAGTCTTCGAAGATCATCTCGGCGGTTTCAGAAGCGCGCATGCCCAGCTTGTTTTCTTTTTTGCCGCCTCGGAAACCTGGCGTGCCGCGTTCAACCACGAAGGCCGTGGCATTGCGGGGCGTGT comes from Fibrella aestuarina BUZ 2 and encodes:
- a CDS encoding acyl-CoA dehydrogenase family protein, with amino-acid sequence MTTEIDQNQLATDSSDTVQLIRESVRDFAQRAIAPHVSEWDESQHFPIDVFHQLGELGLMGMLVPEQYGGAGLGYHEYVAAIVELSKVDGAVGLSMAAHNSLCTNHILMFGNEAQKATYLPQLATGQHLGAWGLTEPNTGSDAGNMRTRAVRLDNGDWLLNGAKNFITHGRSGDVAVVIARTGEPNTPRNATAFVVERGTPGFRGGKKENKLGMRASETAEMIFEDCRISDSQRLGEVGEGFVQSLKILDGGRISIAALSLGIAQGAYEAALAYARERQQFGQPIFNYQAISFKLADMATDIEASRLLIEQASELKNNHQSVTKVSAMAKLFASEAAVRVANEAVQILGGYGYIKDFPVEKFYRDAKLCTIGEGTSEIQKLVISRQL